One genomic window of Desulfuromonas sp. includes the following:
- a CDS encoding CopG family transcriptional regulator, which produces MRYQDTGRITELKRSYGLPDKLRSCHTAIVDGYIIEGHVPGEQIHRLLETRPPINGLSVPGMPIGSPGMESDTIPAQPYKVYSFDRQGNISVFAEYPGANPGQRKQ; this is translated from the coding sequence ATCCGTTACCAAGACACCGGCCGGATAACCGAGCTCAAACGGAGTTACGGTCTTCCTGATAAGCTTCGCTCCTGCCATACAGCCATCGTCGATGGCTATATCATTGAAGGTCATGTTCCGGGTGAACAGATCCATCGTCTACTGGAGACCAGACCGCCGATTAACGGACTCAGCGTACCCGGGATGCCGATCGGGTCGCCCGGAATGGAATCGGACACCATACCGGCACAGCCTTACAAGGTTTATTCTTTTGACAGACAGGGGAATATTTCAGTCTTTGCAGAATATCCCGGCGCCAATCCCGGGCAAAGAAAACAATAA
- a CDS encoding HAD family hydrolase, translating to MLSVNQPIRSIVFDLDGTLYSSEHLLQEITEAAYVAVASARGVPLFEGRQLLRTAKERLAESLGVEPTLSLTCMELGLELGDLHRFFQQEVKPERYLVEDPVLIALLDSLKSICDLYIYTNNNRFLTEKILSLLGIANCFRDLYTIEFCWLPKPDPEAFQRVLEDIGGPPETFLFVGDRQQVDLQPAAALDIKTLLIQEVSDLLQVHRFMGIVP from the coding sequence ATGCTTAGTGTTAATCAGCCGATCCGGTCAATCGTATTTGACCTGGACGGAACACTCTATTCATCAGAACATCTGCTGCAGGAGATTACCGAAGCAGCCTATGTTGCGGTTGCTTCGGCGCGCGGAGTTCCCCTGTTCGAGGGGCGTCAACTGCTCCGGACAGCAAAAGAGCGCCTGGCCGAGAGCCTCGGCGTCGAGCCAACACTTTCACTGACCTGCATGGAACTCGGACTCGAGTTAGGTGACCTTCATCGTTTTTTTCAGCAGGAGGTCAAGCCGGAGCGCTACCTGGTCGAGGACCCGGTCCTGATCGCGTTGCTCGACTCATTGAAGTCGATTTGTGATTTGTACATCTACACCAACAATAACCGTTTTCTGACGGAAAAAATCCTGTCGCTGCTCGGCATTGCGAACTGTTTTCGCGACCTCTACACAATCGAGTTCTGCTGGCTGCCGAAACCCGACCCGGAGGCCTTTCAGCGAGTCCTTGAAGATATCGGCGGGCCGCCCGAGACCTTCCTCTTTGTCGGTGACCGCCAACAGGTCGATCTGCAGCCGGCCGCTGCTCTTGATATCAAAACCCTGTTGATTCAGGAAGTTTCCGACCTTTTGCAGGTTCACAGGTTTATGGGGATTGTGCCGTAA
- a CDS encoding glycerophosphodiester phosphodiesterase, with protein sequence MTSFQRANTFFVWAHRGASARAPENTMTAFRAAADAGADGIELDVHLSRDGIPVVIHDDTVDRTTDGTGAVADKSLAELLDLDAGTWFYERFAGERMPLLAEVFAWAGERIRINVEIKDQRAGRAVLSTIADFPEVDVLISSFNHKALSQLRQLNAGLALAFLTDSPFWRLSMRRALACVAESFHPKAMYLTRNLVVACHANNLKIYPWTDGKLLNERDMRRRGVDGYFTDLP encoded by the coding sequence ATGACTTCGTTTCAACGCGCTAACACGTTTTTTGTCTGGGCGCACCGTGGCGCCTCGGCGCGGGCACCGGAAAACACGATGACCGCTTTTCGGGCTGCCGCTGATGCCGGGGCTGACGGCATTGAACTCGATGTCCATCTCAGCCGCGATGGCATTCCGGTTGTTATCCACGACGATACCGTTGACCGGACAACCGACGGAACCGGTGCGGTCGCAGACAAGAGCCTGGCCGAATTACTCGACCTAGATGCCGGGACGTGGTTTTACGAAAGATTCGCCGGCGAGAGGATGCCACTTCTGGCCGAGGTGTTTGCCTGGGCCGGGGAGCGGATCCGGATCAATGTTGAAATCAAGGATCAGCGGGCCGGCCGTGCAGTCTTGTCGACAATTGCTGATTTTCCTGAAGTCGATGTTCTCATCTCTTCTTTCAATCATAAAGCATTGTCGCAGCTGCGTCAGCTCAATGCTGGTCTGGCACTTGCTTTTTTGACCGATAGTCCGTTCTGGCGGCTCTCCATGCGCCGGGCTCTGGCCTGTGTCGCCGAATCATTTCACCCCAAGGCGATGTATCTGACGCGCAACCTGGTTGTTGCCTGTCATGCCAACAACCTCAAGATCTACCCCTGGACCGATGGTAAGCTTCTGAATGAGCGGGACATGCGGCGCCGCGGCGTCGACGGATATTTCACCGATCTGCCTTGA